One Bombus fervidus isolate BK054 chromosome 7, iyBomFerv1, whole genome shotgun sequence genomic region harbors:
- the LOC139988662 gene encoding zinc finger matrin-type protein 5, which produces MGRRYYCEYCDRSFKDDPEARKKHLSSLQHTKNRADHYNIFKDPEAILKEESAKIPCKWYLSGGDCAFGLGCRYSHYTPPMIWELQRLVAMKHQSKLNVMLENGWPSTDDIIKEYFENATSTSDADDFIYPVWSRPLELQNCSMLPPSLWPITPESLANTKTFKEWS; this is translated from the exons ATGGGTAGAAGATATTATTGCGAGTATTGTGACAGATCCTTTAAGGATGACCCAGAAGCCAGAAAAAAACATCTTTCGAGTTTACAACATACAAAAAATCGCGCAgatcattataatatattcaa AGATCCAGAAGCtatattaaaagaagaaagcgcAAAGATACCATGTAAATGGTATTTAAGTGGTGGTGATTGCGCATTTGGCCTTGGTTGCAGATATTCTCACTATACTCCTCCAATGATATGGGAACTTCAACGACTGG ttgCTATGAAACATCAATCAAAACTGAATGTGATGCTTGAAAATGGTTGGCCAAGTACTGATGATATaatcaaagaatattttgagaatGCTACAAGTACAAGCGATGCagatgattttatttatcctGTTTGGTCTAGACCATTGGAATTACAGAATTGTTCCATGTTGCCACCATCATTATGGCCTATCACACCAGAAAGCTTAGCAAATACTAAAACTTTCAAGGAATGGAGTTAA